A segment of the Opitutia bacterium genome:
TCGTCCGCGCCCGACACGCTGCTCGTGCTGACGACGCCCGGCGCGCTGGTGCAGGCCGTGCCGCCGCCCGAGGATTTTTCGCAGCGCGAAATCACCCTGCGCAAAGGCGAGGAGCGGGCCTTTCAGGGACTGCTCGAGCTGCTGAAGCAGTTCGACTATGACAGCGAGGCGGTCTGCGAAGCACCCGGTCAATACGCCGTGCGCGGCGGCATTGTCGACGTCTACCCGATCACCGCGCACCAGCCCTACCGGCTCGATTTCTTCGGCGACACGCTCGAGGACATCCGCTCGCTCGATCCGGTGTCGCAGCGCTCCGGCGAGAGTGTGGAGCGCATCACGCTCACCGCTGCCCCGCACATCCACGCCGCCCGCGCGCAGGCCTCGCTGCTCGACTATCTCGGCGCGGCGACGCACGCGGTGCTCGTCGAACCCAAGGCGCTCGAGGAGGCGTTCGACCTGCTCGACAACTCTCCGGCCGCAACTCGCGTCCTCGACCGCCTGGCCGCGCGCGCGGTGCGGCTCTTCGGCTTGGGCGACCTCGATCTCGCGAGCGCCCTGTTCGACGACGCAGTCGACGAGCAGACGTGGGACACCGAATCGCTGCTGCACCACCGCTCCTTCCCCGAGGAGAACCAGCTCGCGCACGAACGCCTCGAAGCCGAGGACGTGGCGCGGCGGCGTTTTCTGGAGCAGGTGCTGGCGTGGAAGCAGCAGGGTTACGCCGTCGATTTCTTCGTCTCGAAAGAAGGCGAGGAACAGCGCACGCGCGAGCTGCTCGACGAGGATGCCGAACTGAAGAAACTGAAACCGCGTTTCGTGCGCGGCGCGGTGAACGAGGGCTTCCGGGTGACTCTTGGTAGGTCGGAACCGCTGGGCCCGTCGGTGCGCGCGAGTCTCCGCGGCGGGCCCCGCGGTCCCGCCCTACCCCAAGCAAGCGAACAAATAGTCCGCGGCTACATCGCCGTCACCGAAACGGAGATCTTCGGTCGCAAGCGCCAGCGCCGCGTCGCGGGCAAACGCGCACTGGTCACGCCGTCGGCCGTGGATCAGCTGCTCGATTTCTCGGACCTCGTGGAGGGCGATTTCGTCGTTCACCTCCAGCACGGCGTCGCGGTCTATCGCGGGCTGACGAAGCTCGAGACGGCCGACGGCATCCGCGAGGTGATCTCGCTGGAATTCGACGACAAGGTGACGCTCCACGTGCCGCTGCAGGAGTCGCACCTGATCAGCCGCTACGTCGGCCTGGCGAAAGTGAAACCGCAGCTCGGCCGGGTCGGCTCGGGGCGTTGGGAAAAAGTCCGCGCCGCCGCCGAGCGCGCCACGCTCGATCTCGCCGCGGAGTTGCTGCAAATCCAAGCGCGCCGCGAAGCACAGCCCGGCCACGCGTTCGCCGGGGACGCCACGTGGCAGAAGGAATTCGAGGCGGCGTTTCCGTTCACCGAAACACCCGACCAGCTCAAGGCCATCGTCGAAACGAAGGCCGACATGGAGAAGACGCGACCGATGGACCGCCTCGTGTGCGGCGACGTGGGTTTCGGCAAGACCGAGGTGGCGATCCGCGCGGCGTTCAAGGCCGTGATGGGCGGCAAGCAGGTCGCGGTGCTCGTGCCGACGACGGTCCTGGCGCAGCAGCATCTCAACACGTTCCGCGAGCGCATGGCGGGTTACCCGGTGGCGGTGGAGATGGTGTCGCGCTTCCGCTCGCGGAAGGAGCAGAACCAAATCCTCGCCGCGCTCACCCTCGGGAAAATCGACATCCTGATCGGCACCCATCGCCTCGTGCAGAGCGACGTGCAGTTCAAGGACCTCGGCCTCGTGATCATCGACGAAGAGCAGCGCTTCGGCGTGAAGCACAAGGAAGTCTTCAAGCGCTGGCGCGCGCATGTGGATATGCTCTCGATGAGCGCCACGCCGATCCCGCGCACGCTCTACCTCGCGCTCACCGGCGCGCGCGACCTCAGCACCATCGAGACCGCACCGGTCAACCGCCTGCCGATCCAGACGATCGTGAAGAGCTACGACGAGAAGGTCGTCGTCGAGGCGATCCAGCACGAGACGCGGCGCGGCGGGCAGGTTTTCTACCTGCACAATCGCGTAATGAGCATCGACCTCGTCGCGGCCCGCCTGCGCGAGCTGTTGCCGAAGCTCCGCATCGGCGTCGGTCACGGCAAGATGGACGAGGACGACCTCGAACACGTGATGACGGACTTCGTCGCCGGCAACTACGACGTGCTCGTCTGCACCACGATCATCGAGAGCGGCCTCGATATCCGGAACTGCAACACGATCATCATCGAGGGCGCGGACCGCTTCGGCCTCTCCCAACTCTACCAGCTCCGCGGCCGCGTCGGTCGTTTCAAGCATCAAGCTTACGCGTATCTCCTGCTCCACCGCCACGCGCGGGTGATGGACCTCGCGCGGCAGCGCCTCAGCGCCATTCGGCAACACAACCAGCTCGGCGCCGGCTTCCGCATCGCGATGCGCGACCTCGAACTGCGCGGCGCCGGCAACCTCCTCGGCGCGGAACAGAGCGGCCACATCGTCGGCGTGGGCTTCGAACTGTATTGCCAGCTGCTCAAGCAGAGCGTCGCGCGCCTGAAGGGCGAAAAGCACGCCGCCGCCGTCCGCGCCAGCGTGAAGCTCGATTTCGTGTTCGTCGGCGAAGGCGCGGACAGCACGACGACGAAGCGCGCGGAAGCGACCGACAGCTTCAGCGCACTCAAGCAGGCCGAGCGCGAGGCCGGCGAGTTTGCGAAGATCCAGGCGCGCCTGCCGGCCAGCTACATCGGCGAGACCCGCCTGCGGATCGATTTTTACCGACGGTTGGCCATGGCCGAGAAAGTCGACGCGGTGCGCGCGCTCGAAGCCGAGTTGCGCGACCGCTTCGGCAAGTTCGGCAACGAAGTCCGCGCGCTCCTGCTTGTGACCGAAATCCGCGTCCGGGCGGAACAAAAGGGCCTGCTGTCCGTCGAAACGGATTCCGGACGCCTTAAGTGTCTGCGCCACAGTGGCCGGCGCGACGACTTCATCCAGCTCCACAATCGCTTTCCCCGCTTGACCGCTCCCACCCCCCTAGCAAGGTTGAAAGAACTCATCGTCTTTCTGACCAATCTTCCGAACCCATGATGTTCCGCCGCCTCCGTGTCGCCTCCGCCCTCCTCGCCTTGGGCGCGACGGCCGCCCTCCCGAATCTCGCTCGTGCGCAGGCCAACCCGGTTCCGGAAAACGCCGAACAGGCCGTTGCCGAGAAGCTGAATCTCCAATTTGCCAACGGCATTGCTGCCGTCGTTGAGGAAAAGGTCATCACGGTGGACGACATCCGCCGCGAGATCGCCCCCCTCCTCCCGCAGGTCCAACGCGAGAGCCGCAACGAACGCGAGTTCAACGAAAAGATCACCGCACTGCAGGATTCGATCGTGCAGGACCTCATCGACCGCGTGCTGATCGTGAAGGAATTCTACAAGGACGAGAAGCGGAAGGTCCCCGCCAGCTTCGTCGACAATCAGGTTGCGGAGATGATCGCCACGCAGTTCGAAGGAGATCGCTCGAAGTTCCTCGCTTACCTCCGCGGCCGCGGCATCTCGCAGAAGGACTATCGCAAGGAAGTCGAAGAAGACATGATCTACGGCTACATGCGCCAACAGCAGCGGAAGTCCGCCACACAGGTCAGCCCGACGAAGATCCAGACCTTCTACGACGAGAACAAGGAGCGGTTCTACCAAGAGGACCAGGTCCACCTGCGCCTCATCCAGTTCAACCGCGCCGAAGGCGACACCGAAGAGGCGCTCCGCGCCAAGGCGCAGCCCGTCCTCGACCAGCTCAAGGCCGGCGCCAGCTTCATCGACCTCGCCCGCCTCTACTCGCAGGACCCGCGCCGCACCAAGGGCGGCGACTGGGGCTGGCAGCGCAAATCCGACCTCCGCAAGGAATTCGCCGACGTCGTGTTCACTCTCGATAAGGGCCAGACGAGCAACCTCGTCGTCATGCCCGAGGGCGCGTTCCTCCTTTTCGTCGAAGAGCGCAAGTTCGCCGGCATCCAGCCGCTCGACGAAGTCCGCGACCAGATCGAGCGCATGCTCGTCCAGCAATACGCCCGTCAGGCGCAGGAACGCTGGCTCGAGAAACTCCGCCGTAACGGCTACGTGAAGCACTACTGAGTGCGCCGAGCTCGCGGGCCAGCGGGCGAAGCGCCCCGGCCCGATGAGCGACCCCTACCCGCCCCTCCGCGTCAAGGACCTCGCGGTCTCCGACCGCCCGCAGGAGCGCCTGCAGAAGCTCGGCGCGACCGCGCTGAGCGACACCGAGCTGCTCGCCATGCTCCTGCGCAGCGGCGGCAAAGGTAACAACGTCCTCACGATCGCGCAGCAGCTCGTCACCAGCGCCGGTTCCCTCCGCGCCCTCGTGCAATGGACGGATGCCGACTTCCGCCGCGTCAAAGGCATCGGCCGCGTGAAGGCGTTGCAGCTGGTCGCCCTGATGGAGGTCGCCCGCCGCGTCCTCGCCGACAAAGGCGAGACCGACCCGCTCCTCAACCGCCCCGAACTCGTCCACGAGCACCTGTTGCCCGTTTTCGGCAGCCTGCAGATCGAGAAGTTCTGGGTGCTTTGCCTGAACCGCAAAAACCGCCTGATCAAACAGGTCGAGATCACCTCCGGCACCGCCACCAGCTCGCTCGCTCATCCCCGCGAGGTTTTTCGCGAAGCCATCCGCCACGGCGCCACGGCCGTTATCTGCGCGCACAATCACCCCAGCGGTGACCCCGCGCCCAGCGCCGCCGACACCCAGATCACGCGCCAGCTCCGCGACGCCGCGCGCGCCGTCGACATCGAGTTGGTCGACCACGTCATCCTCGGCCGAGCCGCCACTGACCCACGCGGCGTGGGCTTCTACAGCTTCCGGCAGGCGGGAGTCATCTGAGGCGGGGATTCCGAAAAAAACCTCTTGGCAAACGCGCGCCGCTCCACCTACTTTGACCCCTCGTTCATTTGATGGTGGAGTATCCAAGTGGCCAAAGGGCGTTGACTGTAAATCAATTCGGCTCCTGCCGTTCGCTGGTTCGACTCCAGCCTCCACCACCACTTTAAAAAACCCGCGTCATCCTCCGGACGATGCGGGTTTTTCTTTAGCCGGCGGCGGTTACGGCGCGCCGACGAGGCCGCTGACGTCGCTCGTCACGAGCTTCGAGCGCACGTCTGAGTTTACCAAGGTCGAGCTGCAGCCACTGAAGGTCACGCCGTTGACGTGCCGCAGGTAATAGGCCCACGGCGGCAAGTCGCCGAACATGTTCGACTCCGGATACTGGCCGGGCGTGGCCTCCGGCGGCGCGCCGGGCACGCTCGTGCGGCCGCCTTCGAAGAGCACGTTCGCGTTCGTGAACGACAGGTTCGTGATCCGGTAGGTCGTGCCGTTGTAGACGTGGCCAGTGATTAGCGCGGCCTGGTGCGGCGAATTCGGCCAGTTCGTCGTCCAGCCCGTGACATCGGTGAAGGACACCGCGTTCATTGAACCGAGTTTCGGCACGTCGCCGACGGGATGAGTGGTGGCTTGCTGCGCCAGATACACGAAGAACGCGCTGCCCACGTTGGCGAACTCCACGCGCCGGAAGCGGATCTGATCCACGTTCGCGCCCTCGCGCGATTCGACGGCCATGGCGGCGTATTGGACGTCCTTCACGTAGTTGTCGTGGATATCCAGCGCATAGAAACCGCCGTAAGTCGCCGTGCCGAACTTGATGCCGTTCGAGCCACCCGACGTGCCGTCGCCACCGAAAACGGAATCGCGAATCGTCATCGTGTCGATGCCGCGCCGCACGCCGGTCTTGAGGCACATCGCGTCGTCGCCGCTGCGCACCTGGCAGCTTTGCACGATGATGTCGGCGCCATCGACGACATCGATGCCATCGTGGGTGATGTTGTTGCTCTGAAGGTTGATGTTCGAGATGAGCACCTGATCCGACTCCATGCTCACGAGGCTCCAGACCGCACCCTTCTTCAGGTAGAGATTCTGGATCGCGACGTTGTTGGAGAGCACCGACCAAATCAGCATCGGCCGATCGCCCTCGGCGCCGCCGAAGGAGTCGCCCTGCCCGTCGATCGCGCCGCCGCCGTCGATGCGCACTTGCGAGCGGCTCGGCACGTAGAGGAGCGCGCGCTTGCAGTTCTTGCTGACCTGCGTGTTGCCGGTGCCGGAGGCTTGCGCCGGATAATCCGCCGCGTTGGCGCTGCCGAGCAACGTCGCCGTTGGATCGATGAAGAACGTCATGTTGCTGCCCAGCGTGAGTGTGCCGGTGCGATAAGT
Coding sequences within it:
- the mfd gene encoding transcription-repair coupling factor, with product MSEAATAPRTKITGVCPPARAYALTRLATDAPAPTWLVVVEEARELDAFAEDLALFHHASGNRAALDVLVFPESQADSRDMREAFNAASDRLAVLSKLRRKHASSAPDTLLVLTTPGALVQAVPPPEDFSQREITLRKGEERAFQGLLELLKQFDYDSEAVCEAPGQYAVRGGIVDVYPITAHQPYRLDFFGDTLEDIRSLDPVSQRSGESVERITLTAAPHIHAARAQASLLDYLGAATHAVLVEPKALEEAFDLLDNSPAATRVLDRLAARAVRLFGLGDLDLASALFDDAVDEQTWDTESLLHHRSFPEENQLAHERLEAEDVARRRFLEQVLAWKQQGYAVDFFVSKEGEEQRTRELLDEDAELKKLKPRFVRGAVNEGFRVTLGRSEPLGPSVRASLRGGPRGPALPQASEQIVRGYIAVTETEIFGRKRQRRVAGKRALVTPSAVDQLLDFSDLVEGDFVVHLQHGVAVYRGLTKLETADGIREVISLEFDDKVTLHVPLQESHLISRYVGLAKVKPQLGRVGSGRWEKVRAAAERATLDLAAELLQIQARREAQPGHAFAGDATWQKEFEAAFPFTETPDQLKAIVETKADMEKTRPMDRLVCGDVGFGKTEVAIRAAFKAVMGGKQVAVLVPTTVLAQQHLNTFRERMAGYPVAVEMVSRFRSRKEQNQILAALTLGKIDILIGTHRLVQSDVQFKDLGLVIIDEEQRFGVKHKEVFKRWRAHVDMLSMSATPIPRTLYLALTGARDLSTIETAPVNRLPIQTIVKSYDEKVVVEAIQHETRRGGQVFYLHNRVMSIDLVAARLRELLPKLRIGVGHGKMDEDDLEHVMTDFVAGNYDVLVCTTIIESGLDIRNCNTIIIEGADRFGLSQLYQLRGRVGRFKHQAYAYLLLHRHARVMDLARQRLSAIRQHNQLGAGFRIAMRDLELRGAGNLLGAEQSGHIVGVGFELYCQLLKQSVARLKGEKHAAAVRASVKLDFVFVGEGADSTTTKRAEATDSFSALKQAEREAGEFAKIQARLPASYIGETRLRIDFYRRLAMAEKVDAVRALEAELRDRFGKFGNEVRALLLVTEIRVRAEQKGLLSVETDSGRLKCLRHSGRRDDFIQLHNRFPRLTAPTPLARLKELIVFLTNLPNP
- a CDS encoding peptidylprolyl isomerase, giving the protein MMFRRLRVASALLALGATAALPNLARAQANPVPENAEQAVAEKLNLQFANGIAAVVEEKVITVDDIRREIAPLLPQVQRESRNEREFNEKITALQDSIVQDLIDRVLIVKEFYKDEKRKVPASFVDNQVAEMIATQFEGDRSKFLAYLRGRGISQKDYRKEVEEDMIYGYMRQQQRKSATQVSPTKIQTFYDENKERFYQEDQVHLRLIQFNRAEGDTEEALRAKAQPVLDQLKAGASFIDLARLYSQDPRRTKGGDWGWQRKSDLRKEFADVVFTLDKGQTSNLVVMPEGAFLLFVEERKFAGIQPLDEVRDQIERMLVQQYARQAQERWLEKLRRNGYVKHY
- the radC gene encoding DNA repair protein RadC, whose protein sequence is MSDPYPPLRVKDLAVSDRPQERLQKLGATALSDTELLAMLLRSGGKGNNVLTIAQQLVTSAGSLRALVQWTDADFRRVKGIGRVKALQLVALMEVARRVLADKGETDPLLNRPELVHEHLLPVFGSLQIEKFWVLCLNRKNRLIKQVEITSGTATSSLAHPREVFREAIRHGATAVICAHNHPSGDPAPSAADTQITRQLRDAARAVDIELVDHVILGRAATDPRGVGFYSFRQAGVI